In the Macrobrachium rosenbergii isolate ZJJX-2024 chromosome 23, ASM4041242v1, whole genome shotgun sequence genome, one interval contains:
- the LOC136851137 gene encoding uncharacterized protein, giving the protein MGSNKICHTLSAPYHPQSNGLAERAVQVFKRLFIKFSSGDISLRLSRLLYHYRCTIHSSTGRSPAELLFGRAFRSALDHLRPPLTSPEKAKNSQFKSKFLVGDAIFFKNFGVGAEWLLGSVAEVINAKNFKVKLACSDNVICKRHISQMFHRQIPVPPADSAGAINDDKNVPVLSQSLPPPAVSSNVPADQNVSPQNIPITPIKDTNNAGECPHTEIAMSPSNPSDLDLCTPCIPKNTHKR; this is encoded by the coding sequence ATGGGTTCTAATAAAATCTGTCACACACTAAGTGCCCCTTATCACCCTCAGTCAAATGGCCTGGCTGAACGAGCTGTTCAGGTTTTCAAAAGATTGTTCATCAAATTCTCATCAGGTGATATTAGTTTAAGATTAAGTAGACTGTTGTATCATTATAGATGTACGATACATTCTAGTACTGGACGCTCACCAGCAGAATTGTTGTTTGGCAGGGCATTTAGATCTGCTCTTGATCACTTAAGACCCCCTCTAACTAGTCCTGAGAAGGCTAAAAACTCTCAATTTAAATCCAAATTTCTAGTGGGTgatgcaattttctttaaaaattttggcGTCGGAGCTGAGTGGTTGCTGGGTAGTGTGGCTGAAGTAATCAATGCTAaaaatttcaaggtaaaattaGCCTGTTCTGACAATGTGATTTGCAAGAGGCATATCTCCCAAATGTTTCATAGACAGATTCCTGTTCCCCCAGCTGATAGTGCTGGTGCcattaatgatgataagaatGTGCCTGTCTTAAGTCAGAGTTTACCACCACCTGCAGTCTCTAGTAATGTGCCTGCTGACCAAAATGTTTCTCCTCAGAATATTCCAATAACTCCCATTAAGGACACCAACAATGCTGGTGAATGTCCTCATACTGAGATTGCCATGTCACCATCGAACCCAAGTGATCTTGATTTGTGTACTCCTTGCATACCTAAAAATACTCACAAAAGGTAA